One Sphingomonas sp. FARSPH DNA segment encodes these proteins:
- a CDS encoding type II toxin-antitoxin system RelE/ParE family toxin, whose amino-acid sequence MTRVVWMKSAQIDLARIDDFNAQHDRDFADRVGRAAIAAGRFLAEHPAAGPALADGQRKWCVPGTDYVLVYRVVAGDVEILRVYHGREDWRRSDP is encoded by the coding sequence ATGACGCGCGTCGTCTGGATGAAGAGCGCGCAGATCGATCTGGCGCGCATCGACGATTTCAATGCGCAGCACGACCGCGATTTCGCCGATCGCGTCGGCCGGGCCGCCATCGCGGCGGGGCGGTTTCTGGCCGAACATCCCGCTGCCGGCCCGGCGCTGGCCGACGGGCAGCGGAAGTGGTGCGTGCCGGGGACGGACTATGTGCTCGTCTATCGCGTCGTGGCCGGGGACGTCGAAATCCTGCGCGTCTATCACGGGCGCGAGGATTGGCGGCGATCCGACCCTTGA
- the bla gene encoding subclass B3 metallo-beta-lactamase, whose product MKAVMAIGLALVSGVATGAGPAAMRGPTLRPAPIAEHRATCAGKDGWSDAAPPVRIFANVYDIGTCGITVLLVAGDRGAIVIDAATAEAAPGILANIRRLGLAPRDVRLLLSSHEHVDHAGGFAALARATGATIVATAAEKPGLERGRPIAGDPQAGGSLPPFAPVRVGRVIRDGETIVLGSLRLTAHATPGHAPGSTSWTWRSCAGVTCRRVAYADSVSAVSADGYRFVDHPAYVRRFRAALDRVAALPCDLIVTPHPGASELYERLDGKAPLAAPNACRDYAAAGQKALDARLARERGGGRAGS is encoded by the coding sequence ATGAAAGCGGTGATGGCGATTGGATTGGCGCTCGTGTCGGGAGTCGCCACCGGGGCGGGGCCGGCGGCGATGCGGGGGCCGACGCTTCGCCCCGCGCCGATCGCCGAGCATCGCGCCACCTGCGCGGGCAAGGACGGGTGGAGCGATGCCGCGCCGCCGGTGCGCATCTTCGCCAACGTCTACGACATCGGCACGTGCGGGATCACCGTGCTGCTGGTCGCGGGGGATCGCGGCGCGATCGTGATCGATGCGGCGACGGCGGAAGCCGCGCCGGGCATCCTCGCCAACATCCGCCGGCTGGGCCTCGCGCCGCGCGACGTGCGTCTGCTGCTGTCGAGCCATGAGCATGTCGACCATGCCGGCGGGTTCGCCGCGCTGGCGCGCGCGACGGGGGCGACGATCGTCGCGACCGCAGCGGAGAAGCCGGGGCTGGAGCGCGGCCGCCCGATCGCTGGCGATCCGCAGGCGGGGGGCAGCCTGCCGCCGTTCGCGCCGGTGCGGGTCGGCCGCGTGATACGCGACGGGGAGACGATCGTGCTGGGGTCGCTGCGGCTGACCGCGCATGCGACGCCGGGCCATGCGCCGGGCAGCACGTCGTGGACGTGGCGCAGCTGCGCGGGCGTGACGTGCCGGCGCGTCGCCTATGCCGACAGCGTCAGTGCGGTGTCGGCGGACGGCTATCGGTTCGTCGACCATCCCGCCTATGTCCGTCGGTTCCGCGCGGCGCTGGACCGTGTCGCCGCCCTGCCCTGCGACCTGATCGTCACGCCGCATCCGGGGGCGAGCGAGCTGTACGAGCGGCTGGACGGCAAGGCGCCGCTGGCCGCGCCGAACGCCTGCCGCGACTATGCGGCGGCGGGGCAAAAGGCGCTGGATGCGCGGCTGGCGCGCGAACGCGGCGGGGGCCGCGCAGGATCGTGA
- a CDS encoding alpha/beta fold hydrolase, whose product MASLTIASALGSVATAETGRTGKLLAVNGQHLWVNGQHLWVDDSGPRDAPVLLYIHGGPGIGALDFEHYMKGPLEGRVRLISVDQRGVLRSSPLPAGTKVTVDDLIADFEAIRSALAIPRWQVMGHSFGGMVALRYGLAHPQRVDRLILECPSIDLASSFRWLCSAAAQSLNGRDIAAANQAERLADPATPFDVQFLETMDRTLAALGERRQDLYVYAAKNRDIFSRLAASAGLPEARWSQGAIPGKSLLAEPSTRKPMLPSIAQWQKPMLLVRGEGDHVTSPQELAAVQQAGGTIVTVPEAGHFVHVEQPNVLADLIVTGHR is encoded by the coding sequence ATGGCCAGCCTCACCATCGCAAGCGCATTGGGGTCAGTCGCCACAGCCGAAACGGGCCGTACCGGCAAGCTTCTCGCCGTAAACGGTCAGCACCTTTGGGTAAACGGTCAGCACCTTTGGGTTGATGACAGCGGACCGCGCGATGCACCCGTGCTCCTTTACATTCATGGCGGGCCGGGAATTGGAGCGCTCGACTTCGAACACTATATGAAAGGCCCGCTTGAAGGGCGCGTGCGATTGATCAGCGTCGATCAGCGCGGCGTTCTGCGATCCTCCCCTCTGCCTGCCGGCACCAAGGTGACTGTGGATGATCTCATTGCCGATTTTGAGGCGATCCGGTCCGCATTGGCGATCCCCCGGTGGCAAGTCATGGGCCACAGTTTCGGCGGTATGGTTGCCCTTCGCTACGGACTTGCCCACCCGCAGCGGGTGGATCGGCTGATACTGGAATGCCCTTCGATCGATCTGGCCAGTTCGTTTCGCTGGCTCTGCTCGGCAGCGGCGCAATCGCTCAACGGTCGCGACATCGCCGCGGCCAATCAGGCAGAGCGCCTGGCCGATCCGGCAACGCCGTTCGATGTCCAATTCCTCGAAACCATGGATCGAACGCTGGCAGCTTTAGGCGAACGTCGCCAGGACCTCTACGTTTACGCCGCCAAAAATCGCGATATCTTCTCCCGCCTCGCCGCATCTGCGGGTTTGCCGGAAGCTCGCTGGTCGCAAGGCGCGATCCCCGGCAAGTCTTTGTTGGCGGAACCGTCGACCCGCAAGCCGATGCTGCCGTCTATCGCGCAATGGCAGAAACCGATGCTGCTGGTACGTGGAGAAGGCGACCACGTCACCAGCCCCCAGGAGCTTGCGGCGGTCCAGCAAGCGGGAGGCACAATCGTCACCGTGCCTGAGGCTGGTCATTTCGTACATGTCGAACAGCCTAACGTCTTGGCCGACCTGATCGTGACTGGCCACCGCTGA
- the ftsH gene encoding ATP-dependent zinc metalloprotease FtsH → MNDNDKQPQGDGGNGGGGNPWMKSLLIWVGILLAVGLFLTQFSGATSSAGANTIPYSKFLDRVDEGTVKDVAISRDVITGTGTSGDKFRTYPISDPTLVPHLRQKNVTISAKPDEGTSMWMLLLYQSLPFLLFLGIAFFVLKQMQKNTGGGAMGFGKSRARMLTQKEGKVTFDDVAGIDEARAELTEIVEFLKDPTKFARLGGKIPKGALLVGSPGTGKTLLARAIAGEAGVPFFTISGSDFVEMFVGVGASRVRDMFEQAKKSAPCIVFIDEIDAVGRHRGAGLGNGNDEREQTLNQLLVEMDGFEANEGIIIVAATNRPDVLDPALLRPGRFDRQVVVPRPDIEGRIKILEVHMKKVPLAPDVDARTIARGTPGFSGADLANLVNEAALMAARKGKRLVAMAEFEEAKDKVMMGAERRSMVMTEDEKRMTAYHEAGHAIVALHEPASDPIHKATIIPRGRALGMVMRLPERDSYSYHRDKMYANLAVSMGGRVAEEIIFGYDKVSSGASGDIQYATGLARDMVTKWGMSDKVGPVEYAQPEGESFLGYSSSQPVRMSNATAQLIDDEIKGIVEGGLAKAKHVLTEHVDQLHLLAGALLEYETLSGDEIKKLIAGEEIGRPDPSPKSNVPRAGTSIPKTRRPGGPFGQPSPLGA, encoded by the coding sequence ATGAACGACAACGACAAGCAGCCCCAGGGCGACGGCGGCAACGGCGGGGGCGGCAATCCCTGGATGAAGAGCCTGTTGATCTGGGTCGGCATCCTGCTCGCCGTCGGGCTGTTCCTGACGCAGTTCAGCGGTGCGACCTCTTCGGCGGGCGCGAACACGATCCCCTATTCGAAATTTCTCGACCGCGTTGACGAGGGCACGGTGAAGGACGTGGCGATCAGCCGCGACGTCATCACCGGCACGGGGACGAGCGGCGACAAGTTCCGTACCTATCCGATCTCCGACCCCACGCTGGTCCCGCATCTGCGCCAGAAGAACGTCACCATATCGGCCAAGCCCGACGAGGGGACGTCGATGTGGATGCTGCTGCTGTACCAGTCGCTGCCGTTCCTGCTGTTCCTGGGCATCGCCTTCTTCGTGCTGAAACAGATGCAGAAGAACACCGGCGGCGGCGCGATGGGCTTCGGCAAGAGCCGTGCGCGGATGCTGACGCAAAAGGAGGGCAAGGTCACGTTCGACGATGTCGCGGGCATCGACGAGGCGCGCGCCGAGCTGACCGAGATCGTCGAGTTCCTGAAGGACCCGACCAAATTCGCCCGCCTGGGCGGCAAGATCCCGAAGGGCGCGCTGCTGGTCGGATCGCCCGGCACCGGCAAGACCCTGCTCGCCCGCGCGATCGCGGGCGAGGCGGGGGTGCCGTTCTTCACCATATCGGGCTCCGACTTCGTCGAGATGTTCGTCGGCGTCGGCGCGAGCCGCGTGCGCGACATGTTCGAACAGGCGAAGAAGAGCGCGCCGTGCATCGTCTTCATCGACGAGATCGACGCGGTCGGCCGCCATCGCGGCGCGGGCCTGGGCAACGGCAACGACGAGCGCGAGCAGACGCTGAACCAGCTGCTCGTCGAGATGGACGGGTTCGAGGCCAACGAGGGTATCATCATCGTCGCCGCGACCAACCGCCCCGATGTGCTCGATCCGGCGCTGCTGCGCCCGGGCCGCTTCGATCGCCAGGTCGTCGTGCCGCGCCCCGATATCGAGGGCCGGATCAAGATCCTCGAAGTCCATATGAAGAAGGTGCCGCTGGCGCCTGACGTCGACGCGCGCACGATCGCGCGCGGCACGCCGGGCTTTTCGGGCGCGGACCTCGCCAACCTTGTCAACGAGGCGGCGCTGATGGCGGCGCGCAAGGGGAAGCGGCTCGTCGCGATGGCCGAGTTCGAGGAGGCGAAGGACAAGGTCATGATGGGCGCCGAGCGGCGTTCAATGGTGATGACCGAGGACGAGAAGCGGATGACCGCCTATCACGAGGCGGGCCACGCGATCGTCGCGCTGCACGAGCCGGCGTCCGACCCGATCCACAAGGCGACGATCATCCCGCGCGGCCGCGCGCTGGGCATGGTGATGCGCCTGCCGGAGCGGGACAGCTACAGCTATCACCGCGACAAGATGTACGCGAACCTGGCGGTGAGCATGGGCGGCCGCGTCGCCGAGGAGATCATCTTCGGGTACGACAAGGTGTCGAGCGGCGCGAGCGGCGACATCCAGTACGCCACCGGCCTCGCCCGCGACATGGTCACCAAATGGGGCATGTCGGACAAGGTCGGACCCGTGGAATATGCGCAGCCCGAAGGCGAATCGTTCCTGGGCTATTCGTCGAGCCAGCCGGTGCGGATGTCGAACGCGACCGCGCAGCTGATCGACGACGAGATCAAGGGCATCGTCGAAGGCGGCCTCGCCAAGGCGAAGCACGTGCTGACCGAGCATGTCGACCAGCTCCACCTGCTCGCCGGCGCGCTGCTCGAATATGAGACGCTGTCGGGCGACGAGATCAAGAAGCTGATCGCGGGCGAGGAGATTGGCCGGCCCGATCCGAGCCCCAAGTCGAACGTTCCGCGTGCAGGCACCTCGATCCCCAAGACGCGCCGCCCCGGCGGCCCGTTCGGCCAGCCGAGCCCGCTCGGCGCCTGA
- a CDS encoding 23S rRNA (pseudouridine(1915)-N(3))-methyltransferase RlmH → MLLHIVARGRIGRSPEAELVDRYLKRIAWPTRVTELPDTGGKLPPLEPQTRRVLLDEKGEALGSLDFARRLERWRDDGVRETRFLIGAADGFGDAERAEADLLFSFGRATWPHMLARAMLAEQLFRATSILAGHPYHREG, encoded by the coding sequence ATCCTCCTCCATATCGTCGCGCGCGGCCGGATCGGGCGCTCGCCCGAGGCCGAGCTGGTCGACCGCTATCTGAAGCGGATCGCCTGGCCGACGCGCGTCACCGAACTGCCCGATACCGGCGGCAAGTTGCCCCCGCTTGAACCGCAGACGCGGCGCGTGCTGCTCGACGAAAAAGGCGAGGCATTAGGCTCGCTCGACTTCGCGCGGCGGCTGGAGCGCTGGCGCGACGATGGCGTGCGCGAGACGCGCTTCCTGATCGGCGCGGCGGACGGCTTCGGCGATGCCGAGCGGGCGGAGGCCGACCTGCTGTTCTCGTTCGGCCGCGCGACCTGGCCGCACATGCTCGCCCGCGCGATGCTGGCGGAGCAACTGTTCCGCGCGACGAGCATCCTCGCCGGCCACCCCTATCACCGGGAAGGGTGA
- a CDS encoding glutamate-5-semialdehyde dehydrogenase, with protein MTDAASLIADLGRRARTAAVSLAGLPTRAKAAGLVAAAAALRADEAAILAANARDVAEGAARGLSGAMLDRLRLDPARVAAMAAGVEAVAALPDPVGQVIDTSMRPNGLALSRVRVPIGVIGIVYESRPNVTADAAALCVMAGNAAILRGGSEAAHSNAAIHGAMARGFAAAGLPGDAAQLVPTTDRAAVGAMLAADGVIDLIIPRGGKSLVARVQAEARVPVLAHLDGINHIYVDASADDAMARAIVLDAKLRRTGVCGAMETLLIDRGFADAAGLIAALRDAGCVVRGDGRAQALVPGLDAASDADWDTEYLDAIAAVAIVDGLEGAIAHIAAHGSHHTDAIVAEDAGVAERFLAAVDSAIVLWNASTQFADGGEFGLGAEIGIATGRLHARGPVALEGLTTYKWIGRGTGQVRG; from the coding sequence ATGACCGATGCCGCCTCGCTGATTGCCGACCTGGGCCGCCGCGCCCGCACCGCCGCCGTCTCACTGGCGGGCTTGCCGACCAGGGCCAAGGCGGCGGGGCTGGTCGCCGCGGCGGCGGCGCTGCGCGCAGACGAGGCCGCGATCCTCGCCGCCAATGCGCGCGATGTCGCGGAGGGCGCGGCGCGCGGGCTGTCGGGCGCGATGCTCGACCGGCTGCGGCTCGATCCCGCACGCGTCGCCGCGATGGCGGCAGGGGTGGAGGCGGTCGCCGCACTGCCCGATCCGGTGGGGCAGGTGATCGACACGAGCATGCGGCCCAACGGGCTGGCGCTGTCGCGCGTCCGGGTGCCGATCGGGGTTATCGGCATCGTGTACGAATCGCGGCCCAACGTCACCGCCGACGCCGCCGCTTTGTGCGTGATGGCGGGCAATGCGGCGATCCTGCGCGGCGGCAGCGAAGCGGCGCACAGCAATGCCGCTATTCATGGCGCGATGGCGCGCGGGTTCGCCGCCGCCGGGCTGCCCGGGGATGCCGCCCAACTGGTGCCGACGACGGATCGCGCCGCAGTGGGCGCGATGCTGGCCGCGGACGGCGTCATCGACCTCATCATCCCGCGCGGTGGCAAGAGCCTGGTCGCGCGGGTGCAGGCGGAGGCGCGCGTGCCGGTGCTCGCGCACCTCGACGGGATCAACCACATCTATGTCGATGCCTCGGCCGACGACGCGATGGCGCGGGCGATCGTGCTCGACGCGAAGCTGCGCCGCACCGGCGTCTGCGGTGCGATGGAGACGTTGCTGATCGACCGCGGATTTGCCGATGCCGCCGGGCTGATCGCTGCGCTGCGCGACGCGGGCTGCGTCGTGCGCGGCGACGGGCGCGCACAGGCGTTGGTCCCCGGCCTCGACGCCGCGTCCGACGCGGATTGGGACACCGAATATCTCGACGCGATCGCCGCGGTCGCAATCGTCGATGGGCTGGAGGGGGCGATCGCGCATATCGCCGCGCACGGATCGCATCACACCGACGCGATCGTCGCGGAGGATGCGGGCGTCGCCGAACGCTTCCTCGCCGCGGTCGATTCGGCGATCGTGCTGTGGAATGCCTCGACGCAGTTCGCCGACGGCGGCGAGTTCGGGCTGGGCGCAGAGATCGGCATCGCGACGGGGCGGCTGCACGCGCGCGGGCCCGTCGCGCTGGAAGGGCTGACGACGTACAAATGGATCGGCCGCGGCACCGGGCAGGTGCGCGGTTGA
- a CDS encoding nicotinate-nucleotide adenylyltransferase yields the protein MTRTGLLGGSFNPAHRGHRRITLAAIRALDLDEAWWLVSPGNPLKDGAPDMAPLSARIASARRMARRAPIVATDIECRLGTRYTLDTLRQLRRRYPKRRFIWLMGADNLAQFHRWRGWREIARTMPIAVIARPGYETQALASVAMGWLRRFQRPADQANDWTTWRLPALVLLRFRPDPTSATAARAADPDWHRRQPAQQPRS from the coding sequence TTGACCCGCACCGGCCTGCTCGGCGGATCGTTCAACCCGGCGCATCGGGGGCATCGCCGCATCACGCTCGCGGCGATCCGCGCGCTCGACCTCGACGAGGCGTGGTGGCTGGTGTCGCCGGGCAACCCATTGAAGGACGGCGCGCCGGACATGGCGCCGCTGTCGGCGCGGATCGCCTCGGCGCGGCGGATGGCGCGGCGCGCGCCGATCGTCGCGACCGATATCGAGTGCCGGCTGGGGACGCGCTATACGCTCGACACGTTGCGCCAATTGCGGCGGCGCTATCCCAAAAGGCGCTTCATCTGGCTGATGGGGGCGGATAATCTGGCGCAATTCCATCGCTGGCGCGGGTGGCGCGAGATCGCGCGCACGATGCCGATTGCGGTGATCGCGCGTCCGGGGTATGAGACGCAAGCCCTCGCGAGCGTCGCGATGGGCTGGCTGCGACGCTTCCAACGGCCCGCAGACCAGGCGAACGATTGGACGACGTGGAGATTGCCGGCCCTCGTGCTGTTGCGCTTCCGCCCCGACCCGACGTCCGCGACCGCGGCCCGCGCGGCCGATCCCGACTGGCACCGGCGCCAACCGGCCCAGCAACCCAGGAGCTAA
- a CDS encoding YoaK family protein codes for MRRYPRRFRALAAGLAALAGYVDAVGFLTLGGFFVSFMSGNSTRLAVGLAFHTHAAGIAGGLVATFVAGVVAGTLVAGAAGVRRAPVVLGCVAALLAIAALVAQMGSGMAAAFVLAAAMGAENAVFERDGEVAIGLTYMTGTLVKLGQRLAALVRGEDRRGWAGHFVMWVSLTAGAALGASMHQWIGGAAIWLAAALAATLAVVAGAIGPIGPALDPVSRSGRGAAAG; via the coding sequence ATGCGGCGCTATCCGCGGCGGTTCCGGGCGCTGGCGGCGGGGCTCGCCGCGCTGGCGGGCTATGTCGATGCGGTCGGTTTCCTGACGCTGGGCGGATTCTTCGTCTCGTTCATGAGCGGTAATTCGACCCGACTGGCAGTAGGGCTGGCGTTTCACACGCATGCTGCGGGGATCGCGGGCGGGCTGGTCGCGACCTTCGTCGCGGGCGTGGTGGCAGGAACGCTGGTCGCCGGCGCGGCGGGCGTGCGGCGCGCGCCGGTCGTGCTCGGCTGCGTTGCCGCGCTGCTCGCCATCGCCGCGCTGGTCGCGCAGATGGGCAGCGGCATGGCGGCGGCGTTCGTGCTGGCGGCGGCGATGGGCGCGGAAAATGCGGTGTTCGAACGCGACGGCGAGGTCGCGATCGGCCTGACCTATATGACCGGTACGCTCGTCAAGCTGGGGCAAAGGCTCGCCGCGCTCGTCCGCGGCGAGGATCGCCGGGGCTGGGCCGGGCATTTCGTGATGTGGGTGTCGCTGACGGCGGGCGCCGCGCTGGGGGCGAGCATGCACCAGTGGATCGGCGGCGCGGCGATCTGGCTGGCTGCCGCGCTCGCGGCGACGCTGGCCGTTGTCGCCGGCGCGATCGGCCCGATCGGGCCGGCCCTAGACCCCGTCAGTCGGTCAGGCCGTGGAGCAGCAGCAGGATGA
- the rsfS gene encoding ribosome silencing factor: MHRLVMTSLDDDQAVEAVSIPLAGKSSIADYMVIASGRSTRQVASMATKLAEKIKAECGCIVRIEGLPAADWVLLDAGDIIIHLFRPEVRSFYNLERMWQFGEAPAASAATPQA, from the coding sequence ATGCACCGGCTTGTCATGACATCCCTCGACGACGACCAGGCGGTGGAGGCGGTGTCGATCCCGCTCGCCGGCAAATCGTCGATCGCCGATTACATGGTGATCGCGAGCGGCCGTTCGACGCGACAGGTCGCGTCGATGGCGACCAAGCTGGCCGAGAAGATCAAGGCCGAATGCGGCTGCATCGTGCGGATCGAGGGCCTGCCCGCCGCCGACTGGGTGCTGCTCGACGCGGGCGATATCATCATCCACCTGTTCCGGCCGGAGGTGCGCTCCTTCTACAATCTGGAACGGATGTGGCAGTTCGGCGAGGCGCCGGCGGCGTCCGCTGCCACGCCGCAGGCCTAG
- a CDS encoding DUF3667 domain-containing protein has product MSGDIAAAGDIITAALAARSVEPSAGEGHGHGGGLCLNCGTRLIGTHCHACGQSAHVHRSVGAIGHEIAHGVFHFEGKIWRTLPMLVTRPGELTRRYVGGERARFVSPLALFLFTVFLMFATISALGGDIAELATPEGVSRHVVGLASGVEKVQHQLDVAQKTRAELIAAGKPTRQIDQDIAGLQTAVSALKRTQTGKADGEDAQSFFANAKTGWAKLDHGLEKANQNPGLALYKLQSSAYKYSWLLIPLSTPFVALLFLWRRRFGLYDHAIFVTYSLAFMMLMVIVLMLAGVVGLGSGWIAMAVLLIPPVHMYLQLKGAYSLRRFSAAWRTAALLVFAWAALIAFVILLLLHGLTD; this is encoded by the coding sequence ATGTCGGGGGATATCGCAGCAGCAGGTGACATCATCACGGCCGCGCTCGCCGCGCGCAGCGTGGAGCCGTCCGCCGGGGAAGGACACGGCCACGGGGGCGGCCTTTGCCTCAACTGCGGCACGCGGCTGATCGGCACGCATTGCCACGCCTGCGGGCAAAGCGCGCACGTCCACCGCTCGGTCGGCGCGATCGGGCACGAGATCGCGCACGGCGTCTTCCATTTCGAAGGCAAAATCTGGCGGACGCTGCCGATGCTCGTCACCCGTCCGGGCGAACTCACCCGCCGCTACGTCGGGGGCGAGCGCGCGCGTTTCGTATCGCCGCTCGCGCTGTTCCTGTTCACCGTCTTCCTGATGTTCGCGACGATCAGCGCGCTGGGCGGCGACATCGCGGAACTGGCGACGCCGGAGGGTGTGAGCCGGCATGTCGTCGGCCTCGCCAGCGGCGTGGAAAAGGTACAGCATCAGCTCGACGTGGCGCAAAAGACCCGCGCCGAGCTGATCGCGGCGGGCAAGCCGACCCGGCAGATCGATCAGGACATCGCCGGCTTGCAGACTGCGGTCAGCGCGCTGAAGCGCACGCAGACGGGCAAAGCCGACGGCGAAGACGCGCAATCCTTCTTCGCCAACGCAAAGACCGGCTGGGCCAAGCTCGACCATGGCCTTGAAAAGGCGAACCAGAACCCCGGCCTCGCGCTCTACAAGCTGCAATCGAGCGCGTATAAGTATAGCTGGCTGCTGATCCCGCTGTCGACGCCGTTCGTCGCGCTGCTCTTCCTGTGGCGGCGGCGCTTCGGGCTGTACGATCATGCGATCTTCGTCACCTACAGCCTCGCCTTCATGATGCTGATGGTGATCGTGCTGATGCTGGCGGGGGTCGTCGGGCTGGGATCGGGATGGATCGCGATGGCGGTGCTGCTCATCCCGCCGGTGCACATGTATCTGCAGCTGAAAGGCGCCTATTCGCTGCGCCGTTTCTCCGCGGCGTGGCGGACGGCGGCGCTGCTCGTCTTCGCCTGGGCGGCGCTGATCGCCTTTGTCATCCTGCTGCTGCTCCACGGCCTGACCGACTGA
- a CDS encoding murein hydrolase activator EnvC family protein, with amino-acid sequence MASGVLAAALLLSGSVAASGQSLADQRDRLAIAKRDAATAAARAQALTARAASERNAADRARAEEAALAARVTAAEANLAAAQARRSLVAQLLGRQQADFAVRQAPVARLLAALQAMARRPAIAALAQPGSVDDLVHVRAVLGGALPVVRAETAGMRDAIARTRALQGQAALAEAALRDGRARLEADRTALAEAEAAHRARSRALGRDAMGEEDRALALGERARDLVDRLAEQGDAQARAGDLVALPGPLPRPLAPGAAMPARIGGVYRLPVRGRLVTGFDELSAAGVRARGLTFAVRRGARVVAPAAGVVRYARAFRDYGTIVIIDHGDGWTSLVTGLAATGVAAGQRVAAGIPIGTAAMDDDPQVTVELRRRGRPVDIVALLG; translated from the coding sequence ATGGCGAGCGGCGTCCTTGCCGCCGCCCTGCTGTTGTCGGGAAGTGTCGCGGCATCGGGCCAGTCGCTCGCCGACCAGCGCGACCGGCTCGCGATCGCCAAGCGCGATGCGGCGACGGCGGCGGCGCGGGCGCAGGCGTTGACGGCGCGCGCCGCGTCGGAACGCAATGCCGCCGACAGGGCGCGCGCCGAGGAGGCCGCGCTCGCCGCGCGCGTCACTGCGGCGGAGGCGAATCTCGCCGCGGCGCAGGCGCGGCGCAGCCTCGTCGCGCAGCTGCTCGGCCGGCAGCAGGCAGACTTTGCGGTGCGGCAGGCGCCCGTCGCGCGGCTGCTCGCGGCGTTGCAGGCGATGGCGCGGCGGCCCGCCATCGCGGCCCTCGCGCAGCCGGGATCGGTCGACGACCTCGTCCATGTCCGCGCGGTGCTGGGCGGTGCGCTGCCCGTCGTCCGCGCCGAGACCGCAGGGATGCGCGACGCGATCGCACGCACCCGCGCGCTGCAGGGGCAGGCGGCGCTCGCCGAGGCGGCGCTGCGCGACGGCCGCGCGCGGCTGGAGGCGGATCGCACCGCGCTCGCCGAGGCGGAGGCGGCGCATCGCGCGCGCAGCCGCGCTTTGGGTCGCGACGCGATGGGCGAGGAGGATCGTGCGCTCGCGCTCGGCGAACGCGCCCGCGACCTCGTCGACCGGCTGGCGGAGCAGGGCGATGCGCAGGCAAGGGCGGGCGACCTTGTCGCATTGCCCGGCCCGCTGCCGCGGCCGCTTGCGCCCGGTGCGGCGATGCCGGCGCGGATCGGCGGTGTCTATCGCCTGCCGGTGCGCGGGCGATTGGTCACGGGTTTCGACGAGCTTTCCGCCGCGGGCGTCCGGGCGCGCGGCCTGACCTTCGCGGTGCGGCGGGGCGCGCGTGTTGTCGCGCCGGCGGCAGGCGTCGTGCGCTATGCCCGCGCGTTCCGCGATTACGGCACGATCGTTATCATCGACCATGGCGACGGCTGGACCAGCCTCGTCACCGGGCTCGCCGCGACCGGCGTGGCGGCGGGGCAGCGGGTCGCCGCGGGCATCCCGATCGGCACCGCGGCGATGGATGACGATCCACAGGTTACCGTGGAATTGCGCCGGCGCGGGCGGCCGGTCGATATCGTCGCGTTGCTGGGCTGA